The genomic segment GAGATCGCCCGGTCGCGAAATTGGGATTGCGCACTCACCCTTGTTGCCGGGGGACGACCAGTGAAAACGTGAAGCGGGTTTACCGGGTGATGCGTGATCACAACCTGCTGCTTGAACGCCGGATCAAACAACCCGGCGTGCCGCGTCGGCAGGAAGGCCATATTGCGGTGCAAACCAGCGATACGCGTTGGTGCTCGGACGGCTTTGAATTCCGTTGCGAGGACGGCGCTAAACTGAGCGTGACCTTCGCCCTGGACTGCTGTGATCGCGAAGCCATCGGCTGGGTCGCCAGCCCAACCGGGTACAGCGGCGATGACATCCGCGACTTGATGTTGGAAAGCGTGGAGAAGCGCTTCGGTGATCAGCTGCCTGCAACGCCGGTGCAGTGGCTCAGCGATAACGGTTCGGCCTACACCGCCGAACAGACGCGCCTGTTTGCTCGACAGATCGGTTTGCAGCCGGTGACCACACCGGTGCGTAGCCCACAGAGTAATGGCATGGCAGAGAGCTTCGTGAAGACGATCAAGCGTGATTACGTGGCGCACATGCCCAAGCCGGATCGAGAAACGGCGCTGCGTAACTTGGCAATTGCCTTCGAACATTACAACGAGCAGCATCCGCACAGCGCCTTGAACTACCGTTCACCGAGGGAGTTCAGGCGCTTGGCAGCCGCATCAATTTAACGGGAAGTAGGTGTCCGGTTTTGTAGGGGCAAGTCCATCCGAATGGTCGGTCAACGTTTCTGAAAACGCTAGCGTTATATCGGTAAACCACACTGAAATCAGTGTTGATGCAAAGTTTCAGAAGGGGCGACGATCTGAATGATGTCGTCTTTACGGCCCTAGACAATGCGCAAAAGAGTGGTTTTAACCTATGCCGTCAATGCCGCGTAGCTTATGCACAGCGTTAGGCGGGAACACCGTTGAGCATCTTACGGGTTGATATTGATGTTGCCTCGCGTGCTTTGCTGATACACGCTGTACGGCAGCACCACGGTGTCCAGAATGCCAGAAGGAATAAAATCCAAAATCTGCAGAGGGATAGCATTGACGGCGATGAGATTTGGCGTGGTGGCGGGCGAACTGTGCAGAGTACAAAGGTTATAAAATACCCCGCTGTAAACGCGCGGAATGGCTTGGCAGTGGGTGTTCCATTCTCGCAGGGTATACTTGGCAACGTCATCATCACGAAACACCGTGTTGATGGTGCCGCAACCCATCAGTGAGCAGGTGGCAAAGGCCGCGAGGAGTGGGCGATATGTTTGAATCATGATGAACCTCGATTTAATTTTCTAAGGCGTGTATTGCTAGGCGTTGTTGTTGCTGGCCTCGACGGCGGCTTAACGTCTATGGCGCAGTGTGTGAGGGCCAGCCTCGCCGTACGGTTCGTTGTGTGTGGGGGGGAGGGGACGACATTTCTTCATCCGCTTACCGTTGACTGACTTTGCC from the Pseudomonas sp. N3-W genome contains:
- a CDS encoding YceK/YidQ family lipoprotein; this translates as MIQTYRPLLAAFATCSLMGCGTINTVFRDDDVAKYTLREWNTHCQAIPRVYSGVFYNLCTLHSSPATTPNLIAVNAIPLQILDFIPSGILDTVVLPYSVYQQSTRGNININP